In Sphingobacterium sp. SRCM116780, the genomic stretch AACTTTTGTTTGGAGTTACATTCCAATAAAGCGAAAAAATCGGATGTCCTCGCACAGCTTGCCCAGACTTTGGATCAACCGCAATTGAAAGGTAATTTTAGTTTCCAAGAAGAGGCTAATCAATTAATAAATGCGAAAAAAGATCTTCAGGTCTATATTGAACTTTTGCATGCACAACAACCTATCGGTTGGAGTTTGTACGATAGTATTATCGAGATTTCGACACTAGAGTCTTATGGTTTTTCGAAGATTCATTTATCAACGACAATCTTTGATACGTTGACACCCGAAAAATGGCGTTCCTGGCAAGATCTGATACAAGATCTCTATTCTGTATCGCAGATCATTACCAAACCGAGTCAAAATCCATTAAAAGGGATTGCTCTTAACAATTTCTCACCCATTATACAACAACAAGTTGAATCATCAGTATCCCAGTTGCAACAACGCTTATTGGATTATGAAAAAGCCATGCAGACTTTTACATCAGCATTGGAGATTCCTGTTGAAGTACATTCTTGGGAAAACATGGTTCAGTTTAACCAGTTTGCACAGTTATTATTGACTTTACCAGAAACCAACTTAACGTTTTGGCAATACCTTTTACACCAATCTCAACAAAATATACTAGATCAATGGTTGGTTCATTTTGAAGACTTTCAGAAGAAAAGGATAGCTATACTATCCTTAGCACATAAAAGTGTGTTAGACGCGAATTTAACAGCCTTAGAGTCGATATGGAACGAAGCTAAGCAACGTTGGTTTTTACCAAAATGGTTCAAAAAGCGAAACGTAAAGAAAGGTTTAGCAAATTACAGCACCATTTCGTTTGATGATGACGACACAATCGACCAGTTCTTTGAAAAAAGTAATGCTTTTCAACAGGCAGAATCTCTTGTCAAACAACATAAATATGCTGTTATTCCACAACTTTTATCCGATTCTTATTTAGCCGAAGAAACTAACCTGGAATTGATTAAAGAACAAGCTATTCAATTAAAAAGGTTAACTAATACGTTGACTAGTCTTGTTCCATCTATATCTATCCATGATCTATTAGCACGATGGATTGGTAATGCTAAGAGAAAGACAAATCAATTCATCTTGAATCAAGAACAAGAACTCAAAAGATTAGTCGAAATAGGATCTACGTTGATCTCTTCAATAGATATATTTCAAAACGAAACACAATTAGCAATCAGAACTTACCCTATCCAAAGCAATTGGATAGCAGAAATGAAGCAAAAACTTTCGGGTATTCTACAACATATTGATCAACTGAAGAATTGGACAAATTATTCTAAAACAAAAGAAAAGGCGGAAGCATTAGATCTTCATTGGTTGATGGAATTATATGAAAGTGATACGATAGATTCTAGTCATTTAATCCCACATTTTGAATACCTTATCCATTATAATCTTGCTAATAAAATTATTGCTGAACACGAACCATTAACCATGTTTAATGTTCGATTGTTTGAAGATAAAATTGAAAAGTATAAGCAAATTGCGAAAACATTTACTGAATTAACAAAAAAAGAATTGCTCTTACGATTGAACGAGCGATTACCCAATACCACGATAGAAGCGATGCAAGGGTCAGAAATAGGCATTTTGCAACGTGCAATAAAAAATAGAGGTCGAGGTGTAAGCATCAGACGATTATTTGATCAGATCCCGACCTTATTACCACGTTTGGCTCCCTGTATATTGATGAGTCCTATTTCTGTCGCACAGTACTTTGAAGTCAATCCAAATCAATTTGATTTACTGATTTTTGATGAAGCTTCTCAGCTACCAACTTGCGAAGCAGTAAGCTCTTTAGCAAGAGCACAACAGGCTATTATCGTTGGAGATCCAAAGCAGATGCCACCAACTTCATTTTTCATGACCAATAAAGTGGATGAAGAACATCTGGAAGTGGAGGATTTAGAAAGCATTTTAGACGACTGTCTGTCTTTATCGTTTCCTTCAAAATATCTATTGCGTCATTATCGTAGTAAGCATGAAAGTTTAATTGCATTCAGTAACGCAAATTATTATGACAATAAACTACTGACTTTTCCATCTGCCGATGATTTAAACAGCAAGGTGACTCATCAATATGTCGAAGGACATTATGATAAAGGAAAGAGCCGTCAGAATAAATACGAAGCACAGGCCATTGTAGATGATATAGCCAAACGTTTCCGTCATGAAAAAAATCGCAAACAAAGTATCGGTATTGTAACGTTCAGCCAAGTACAACAAAGTCTTATTGAAGATAAGTTGAATGAACTATATCGACTGGATTCCGAATTAGAGCGTTGGGCAACAGAAGGAGAAGAACCTATTTTCATCAAGAACCTAGAGAATGTTCAAGGAGATGAACGGGATGTGATCTTGTTTTCCATTGGCTATGGACCGGATGAAAATGGTGTCGTGAGCATGAATTTTGGACCTTTGAATAGGGAGGGAGGTTGGAGAAGACTGAATGTTGCTGTGACTAGAGCAAGGGAAGAAATGAAAGTTTTTTCTACACTGCGTGCTGATCAGATTAATTTAAATAGAACAGCTTCAGAAGGTGTTGCAGGGTTAAAAAACTTCCTGACTTTTGCTGAAAGAGGATATTTAGCAATAGAAGCAAACCAGATCAAAGCAGAGGATACGGCTATTAGTCTATCTCAAAATATTGCTAAGAGATTGCGAGCAGAAGGATTAGTGGTCAATGAAAATATCGGTACATCAGATTATAAAGTCGATTTAGGCATTGTTCATCCCCATCATCCCCAACGTTATATTTTATCCATTTTATTAGATGGCGATAATTATTATGAGGCCGATACCACTAATGATCGTGAATTAGTACTACCACAGATGTTGGAGAGTTTAGGCTGGAATCTTTATCGTATCTGGTCGTTGGATTGGATAGAACATGCTGATTCCATTGTTGAATCTGTCCTAGAAAGAGTGAATGGATTATTGTTGAAAACAGAAAAAGAACCAGAAAATACAATTGAAGCAGATGCGGCAATGAACATGCAAGAGCTTCATATTGAAGAAATCGATGCGCATGTCGTGATTTCCAAACAAATTCCATATGAATCAACTGTTTTAAAAAGAGCAGGTAATAAAAGTGTGGAAGGTATATATGATTTCAACAATGCGACAATCATAAGGGAACAAATTAAAAAGATCATTGAGACCGAGTCACCAATCAGCAAATCACTGCTCTATAAACGAATCTTTGAACATTGGGACATAACAAGAACAGGTGCTCGTGTGGAACAGCTTCTTTCCACTATCATGGAAGAAATTCGTCCAGTAACCAAGGAACATCAACAACCCTATTATTGGAAAGATCAGGGGGGCGAAGAATTGGACACCTATCGATCAAATGATCTTGTGAAACGAAATATGGAAGATATTGCGCCAGAAGAGCTCATTGTTGCTATTCGAGAAGCTGTTGAACGAAATATAAGTGTGGCCGAAGAAGATTTAATTCGCTATTTAGCACGTCAATTTAGTTTTCAAAAAGTAGGTAAGCAGATTGATAGTGCTACCCGTTATGCGATTGATCTGGCTGTTGAAAAACAAATTCTAAAGAAAGAAAATGGACGAATAAAGATGGTTGAAGTCAAGTAAGATAGGTTCAATATAAAAAGAGCATTAAAATAAAATACGACAACCGCTATTCAAAGAGTAGCGGTTGTCGTATAAAGATCAGTCGTTATTAAAATTTATAACCGACCATAACACCTATCGTTCTGTTTTTGGCATCCAAAGTTTTATCAACACGGCTCAATCCATGGCTGTAATAAGCATCTAATGTCAAGCGACTGATGTCGACTCCTAAACCAATTCTCCCATCATAAGAAAACTTCTTATAATCTGTAGTCGCCGTTGATTTGGTAGTTTTTATATCATAATTCAATTGAGGGCCTAACATACCACGAAGGTTGAAATCTTTTTTGTTAATAATCTTGTAACCAACTTGTAGTGGTAAATTTATTTGATAGAATTTAAGCGTCTTTTGACTCTTGTCAAAACTATATTCTTTGCGTAGTAAGCTCGCTCCGATACCAGGTTGAAAGAACAGGTTATCTCCGATGCGGGCAAATCCAGCAACAGAAACACCTATTTTTGCACTGTTATCTTTGACCGATTTATTGCCAAATGATGTCATGTGATAATTGCTCCCAATCTGAAGACCATAAGTAACTTCTTGTGCTTTTGCTGTAGTACCCAATCCTAATAATGTTAATCCCAAAAGGGCT encodes the following:
- a CDS encoding porin family protein, which translates into the protein MKTTLKTALLGLTLLGLGTTAKAQEVTYGLQIGSNYHMTSFGNKSVKDNSAKIGVSVAGFARIGDNLFFQPGIGASLLRKEYSFDKSQKTLKFYQINLPLQVGYKIINKKDFNLRGMLGPQLNYDIKTTKSTATTDYKKFSYDGRIGLGVDISRLTLDAYYSHGLSRVDKTLDAKNRTIGVMVGYKF
- a CDS encoding DUF3320 domain-containing protein, with the protein product MDYIKQVKIEKEITTFLNLAMYQHQINFLSNLMVANQSGVILEKIRIDIESDMDWMEPYSYQLAYLPIGVPVKIPIDKIILKPASFIRLSEVERASFHIRIYQQENLLVAETAEIELQPLSFFGGFNILPELLASYITPNHPYVYAIKHKAIVYLEQQNLAAKFEGYQSEEPARILEMMRAIYKAIQEEEIVYSALPPSFENKGQRLRLLDMIATEHFGNCIDLSLLFAACLEAIDLNPIIIVTKGHAFVGCWLHQDKFPQIINEDKTAITKRFAKGISELAVIEATSVCKGNNITFNEAKDLAEASLIGKEDFILSIDIKQARANGIKPLPLKIDTTTADVSDFILKNASSSSAEEKIEIGKIYEENELKDSSPVSKQKVWERKLLDLSLRNNLLNLRTTKNMLQLMDVDIHELENILADGKSFSISPSANASILKQYNIFNEALHPSSSAYLLAKEELTYNRLVSYYHSEDLDTILTHIYRNAKLSIEENGSSTLYLAIGLLKWRDKKTPDQVRSAPILLIPVELSRRSINAKFTLRSREEETMINITLLEFLRQEYELDLSGLEELPQDGRGVDVAQVITQVRRAIMGLKGWDIADQVILGNFSFNKLILWNDIANQSEAIAKSNIVKSLIDGQLRLPISIENTLLDFDNINPTALALPIATDVSQLEAIYTSNQNQSFILHGPPGTGKSQTITNIIANALYQGKKVLFVAAKKAALDVVHKRLAAIGLANFCLELHSNKAKKSDVLAQLAQTLDQPQLKGNFSFQEEANQLINAKKDLQVYIELLHAQQPIGWSLYDSIIEISTLESYGFSKIHLSTTIFDTLTPEKWRSWQDLIQDLYSVSQIITKPSQNPLKGIALNNFSPIIQQQVESSVSQLQQRLLDYEKAMQTFTSALEIPVEVHSWENMVQFNQFAQLLLTLPETNLTFWQYLLHQSQQNILDQWLVHFEDFQKKRIAILSLAHKSVLDANLTALESIWNEAKQRWFLPKWFKKRNVKKGLANYSTISFDDDDTIDQFFEKSNAFQQAESLVKQHKYAVIPQLLSDSYLAEETNLELIKEQAIQLKRLTNTLTSLVPSISIHDLLARWIGNAKRKTNQFILNQEQELKRLVEIGSTLISSIDIFQNETQLAIRTYPIQSNWIAEMKQKLSGILQHIDQLKNWTNYSKTKEKAEALDLHWLMELYESDTIDSSHLIPHFEYLIHYNLANKIIAEHEPLTMFNVRLFEDKIEKYKQIAKTFTELTKKELLLRLNERLPNTTIEAMQGSEIGILQRAIKNRGRGVSIRRLFDQIPTLLPRLAPCILMSPISVAQYFEVNPNQFDLLIFDEASQLPTCEAVSSLARAQQAIIVGDPKQMPPTSFFMTNKVDEEHLEVEDLESILDDCLSLSFPSKYLLRHYRSKHESLIAFSNANYYDNKLLTFPSADDLNSKVTHQYVEGHYDKGKSRQNKYEAQAIVDDIAKRFRHEKNRKQSIGIVTFSQVQQSLIEDKLNELYRLDSELERWATEGEEPIFIKNLENVQGDERDVILFSIGYGPDENGVVSMNFGPLNREGGWRRLNVAVTRAREEMKVFSTLRADQINLNRTASEGVAGLKNFLTFAERGYLAIEANQIKAEDTAISLSQNIAKRLRAEGLVVNENIGTSDYKVDLGIVHPHHPQRYILSILLDGDNYYEADTTNDRELVLPQMLESLGWNLYRIWSLDWIEHADSIVESVLERVNGLLLKTEKEPENTIEADAAMNMQELHIEEIDAHVVISKQIPYESTVLKRAGNKSVEGIYDFNNATIIREQIKKIIETESPISKSLLYKRIFEHWDITRTGARVEQLLSTIMEEIRPVTKEHQQPYYWKDQGGEELDTYRSNDLVKRNMEDIAPEELIVAIREAVERNISVAEEDLIRYLARQFSFQKVGKQIDSATRYAIDLAVEKQILKKENGRIKMVEVK